One Brassica napus cultivar Da-Ae chromosome C4, Da-Ae, whole genome shotgun sequence genomic region harbors:
- the LOC106363305 gene encoding nucleolin 1 yields the protein MDTYSSCKGSALKEPFNSEAAAKGKKKTSTRITSVPGRSSLNTTRPTPLVIILLCYSRAFVILHGNGLKVREKALQLNGSDIGDWNALVKLAPEEEEEEYKAAVAYKKSLCADLANDKRFLFGIAVLGYDTSLPQDEVESILREHFSSCGEITHVYVDTLDKCTNIYFSKEEGEASALDLNGSKVGGFKITTMRVATVRSNRRSGPGTVGSCIPAHFLEFSRENTKKLEDYMTEWRAKARREKDSALRKHNTFKASKRARG from the exons ATGGACACGTACTCTTCTTGCAAGGGATCCGCCCTCAAG gAACCGTTCAATAGCGAAGCTGCTGCtaagggaaaaaaaaagacttctACGAGAATTACGTCAGTTCCTG GCCGAAGTTCTCTCAACACCACCAGGCCAACCCCGCTGGTTATAATTCTTCTTTGTTACAGTCGTGCTTTTGTTATTTTACATGGCAATGGCTTAAAAGTGAGAGAAAAAGCGTTGCAACTTAATGGAAGTGACATTGGAGATTGGAATGCCCTTGTTAAGTTAGCacccgaggaagaagaggaggaatacAAGGCGGCAGTAGCTTATAAAAAGTCTCTGTGTGCTGACCTAGCCAATGACAAAAGATT TTTGTTTGGCATTGCCGTTTTGGGGTATGACACTTCCCTTCCTCAAGATGAAGTCGAGAGCATTTTGAGGGAACATTTCTCTTCTTGTGGAGAGATAACACATGTTTACGTTGATACTCTAGACAAGTGTACTAATATCTATTTttccaaagaagaaggtgaAGCTAGTGCCCTGGATCTTAATGGAAGTAAAGTGGGCGGATTCAAAATAACTACTATGCGCGTAGCCACAGTCAGAAGTAACCGTCGCTCTGGCCCCGGTACTGTTGGCTCTTGTATCCCAG ctcattttcttgagttttccCGCGAGAACACTAAGAAGCTCGAAGATTACATGACTGAGTGGAGGGCCAAGGCGAGGAGGGAGAAGGACAGCGCTCTTAGAAAGCATAATACCTTCAAGGCTAGTAAGAGGGCCAGGGGCTAG
- the LOC106367459 gene encoding CBL-interacting serine/threonine-protein kinase 11-like, whose protein sequence is MSEIEFVADNLGNNNNSNALFGKYELGKLLGCGAFAKVYHARDRRTSQSVAVKILNKKKLLANPTLVNNVKREISIMRRLSHPYIVKLHEVMATKGKIFFTMEFVRGGELFNKISKHGRLSEDLARRYFQQLISAVGYCHAHGVYHRDLKPENLLIDENGNLKVTDFGLSALTDQIRPDGLLHTLCGTPAYVAPEILSKKGYEGAKVDVWSCGIILFVLAAGFLPFNDPNVMNMYRKIYRGEYRCPRWMSPDLKRFVSRLLDINPETRITIDEILKDPWFVKGGVKQIKFHDQDSDLVKEKGEAVKSLNAFDLISFSSGLDLSGLFARGGSSIGETERFVSEKSPEKLAEEVEAFAEEEKLRVKKIEEYGFEMEGQNGKFVIGLYISRLNDLLVVVEARRRGGEGDCYKEMWSNKLRVQLDRVCDQTPAATVDFS, encoded by the coding sequence ATGTCGGAGATCGAGTTTGTCGCGGACAACCtcggcaacaacaacaacagcaacgCCTTGTTCGGGAAATACGAGCTCGGGAAGCTCCTCGGATGCGGCGCATTCGCCAAAGTCTACCACGCGCGTGACCGCCGCACGAGCCAAAGCGTCGCCGTCAAAATCCTCAACAAGAAGAAACTCCTCGCGAACCCGACCCTCGTCAACAACGTCAAGCGCGAGATCTCCATCATGAGGCGTCTGTCTCACCCTTACATCGTCAAGCTCCACGAGGTGATGGCGACTAAAGGAAAAATCTTCTTCACGATGGAGTTCGTTAGAGGAGGCGAGCTCTTCAACAAAATCTCAAAACACGGTCGTTTAAGCGAAGATCTCGCCCGTCGTTATTTCCAGCAGTTAATCTCAGCCGTCGGTTACTGCCACGCGCACGGGGTCTACCATCGCGATCTCAAACCGGAGAATCTCTTGATCGACGAGAACGGGAACTTGAAGGTAACCGACTTCGGTTTAAGCGCGTTGACGGATCAGATCCGACCTGACGGGTTGCTGCACACCTTGTGCGGCACGCCTGCTTACGTGGCGCCCGAGATTCTCTCCAAGAAGGGGTACGAAGGCGCGAAGGTGGACGTGTGGTCTTGCGGCATCATCTTGTTCGTCCTAGCAGCTGGTTTTTTACCGTTTAACGATCCGAATGTGATGAATATGTACAGGAAGATTTACAGAGGAGAGTATCGTTGCCCTAGGTGGATGTCTCCGGATCTGAAACGGTTCGTTTCTCGTCTTCTTGATATCAATCCAGAGACGAGAATCACCATTGATGAGATTTTGAAAGATCCTTGGTTCGTTAAAGGAGGTGTTAAGCAGATTAAGTTTCACGATCAGGATTCCGATTTGGTGAAGGAGAAAGGTGAAGCGGTGAAGAGTCTAAACGCGTTTGATTTGATTTCGTTTTCGTCGGGGTTAGATCTCTCCGGTTTGTTCGCCCGTGGGGGGAGTTCGATTGGCGAGACGGAGAGGTTTGTTTCGGAGAAGTCCCCGGAGAAATTGGCGGAGGAGGTGGAGGCGTTCGCGGAGGAGGAGAAGCTGAGGGTGAAGAAGATTGAAGAGTATGGGTTTGAGATGGAAGGGCAAAATGGTAAATTCGTAATTGGGCTATATATTTCGCGGCTGAATGATTTGCTCGTGGTGGTGGAGGCGAGGCGGAGAGGCGGCGAGGGAGATTGTTACAAGGAGATGTGGAGTAACAAACTCAGGGTTCAACTTGATCGCGTTTGCGATCAAACGCCAGCCGCAACTGTGGATTTTTCATGA
- the LOC106364737 gene encoding uncharacterized protein LOC106364737 translates to MREKRGRRENPKTLDPVGEDGGVTGKDGKGFYACYILTSLSPRHKGHTYIGFTVNPKRRIRQHNGEITSGAYRTKKKRPWEMVLCIYGFPSKVSALQFEWAWQHPRESLAVREAAAAFKSISGLASNIKLAYTMLSLPAWNSLNLTVNYFSSKYAHHGGLSPSLPPHMEVHVCPMDDLPCFTKGDDNSQPEDEEEDDDDSSSNQSQPGNPTSSYLLDRHCEKPKGPGTVLDDRLANFTGFGLLDESDEDEVSIEAMEKEPETVFNDRLTNFTGFGLLEKIVEDKVSHSTMEKDCWRRSNFVTSSTEVEVIDLMTPSPTCRVGSSMKRPRVSEFIDLTRSPNFIEL, encoded by the exons atgagagagaaaAGGGGAAGAAGGGAAAATCCGAAAACCCTAGATCCCGTCGGCGAGGATGGTGGAGTCACCGGAAAAGATGGAAAAGGGTTCTACGCGTGCTACATCTTGACCTCCCTCAGCCCTCGTCACAAGGGTCACACCTATATCGG GTTCACGGTGAACCCGAAGCGAAGGATAAGGCAGCACAATGGAGAGATCACAAGTGGTGCATATAGAACCAAGAAGAAACGTCCTTGGGAAATGGTCCTCTGTATCTATGGTTTCCCCTCTAAAGTCTCTGCCCTTCAG TTTGAGTGGGCTTGGCAGCATCCGAGAGAATCACTTGCAGTGAGAGAAGCTGCTGCTGCTTTCAAATCCATCTCTGGACTTGCTAGCAATATCAAGCTTGCTTACACTATGCTATCTCTTCCTGCTTGGAACAG TTTAAATCTGACTGTCAACTATTTCTCATCAAAGTATGCACACCATGGCGGTCTTTCTCCTAGTTTGCCTCCGCACATGGAAGTCCATGTTTGTCCTATGGATGATCTTCCTTGTTTCACTAAAGGAGACGACAATTCTCAACCcgaggatgaagaagaggatgatgatgatagtaGTAGCAACCAAAGCCAGCCTGGGAATCCAACTTCAAGCTACTTGCTTGACCGACATTGTGAGAAACCAAAAGGACCTGGAACTGTACTTGATGACAGATTAGCAAATTTCACCGGTTTTGGGTTATTAGATGAGAgtgatgaagatgaagtatCCATTGAAGCTATGGAGAAAGAACCGGAGACTGTATTTAATGACAGGTTAACAAATTTCACTGGTTTTGGCTTATTAGAAAAGATTGTCGAAGATAAAGTATCACATAGCACTATGGAGAAAGATTGTTGGAGAAGAAGCAACTTTGTCACATCGAGCACCGAAGTTGAAGTGATAGATCTGATGACTCCATCACCAACATGCAGAGTTGGATCGTCTATGAAGAGGCCTAGAGTTTCTGAGTTTATAGATTTGACAAGGTCTCCTAATTTCATAGAGTTgtaa